Proteins encoded together in one Psychrobacter sp. 28M-43 window:
- the pdxA gene encoding 4-hydroxythreonine-4-phosphate dehydrogenase PdxA: MTEKKRPLLITTGEPAGIGMDVVLGLAAEGKLQDFARPIWVTADAKAMQTRAEELVAAGMLKSIPSWHTINTDINADNFAVNLVEQISQQNIDADSAFILLNIPCAAPVVCGQISIANSAMVAQQLDIAHKLAINNTVSAIVTGPLQKSALIDAGIKLLDGTMFSGHTEFFMQQSGCEKVVMMLANQAMKVALVTTHLPLKDIPAAITADNVRQTVQIVIDDMREKFGLTQPRILVCGLNPHAGEGGHLGSEEIEIINPVLREFIDAGVHISEAMPADTLFTTRHLANCDAVIAMYHDQGLPVLKSHGFGDTVNLTLGLPYIRTSVDHGTALDLAGSGGASATSLYQALSMANEMADKSLIDVPAV, from the coding sequence ATGACAGAAAAAAAACGCCCACTATTAATCACCACAGGTGAGCCTGCGGGTATTGGCATGGACGTAGTACTAGGACTAGCAGCAGAGGGTAAGTTGCAAGATTTTGCTCGGCCAATTTGGGTGACTGCTGATGCTAAAGCGATGCAAACTCGCGCAGAGGAGTTGGTCGCGGCTGGCATGCTCAAAAGCATACCTAGTTGGCATACTATCAATACAGATATAAATGCCGATAACTTCGCTGTTAACTTGGTAGAGCAGATATCACAGCAGAATATAGACGCTGATAGTGCTTTTATCCTACTGAATATTCCTTGTGCGGCACCAGTTGTCTGCGGGCAAATCAGTATCGCTAACTCAGCGATGGTGGCTCAGCAGTTAGATATTGCTCATAAACTGGCAATAAATAATACAGTCTCTGCCATCGTCACTGGGCCATTGCAAAAATCAGCGTTGATAGATGCTGGCATCAAGCTATTAGATGGCACCATGTTTAGTGGTCATACTGAGTTTTTTATGCAGCAAAGTGGCTGTGAGAAAGTCGTCATGATGCTTGCCAATCAAGCGATGAAAGTAGCGCTTGTCACTACGCATTTACCATTAAAGGACATCCCTGCTGCGATTACTGCCGATAATGTACGCCAAACGGTACAAATTGTCATCGATGATATGAGAGAAAAGTTTGGTCTCACGCAGCCTCGTATTTTAGTTTGTGGCCTCAATCCACATGCAGGCGAGGGTGGTCACTTGGGAAGTGAGGAGATTGAGATTATCAATCCAGTTCTGAGAGAGTTTATCGATGCAGGCGTACACATATCAGAAGCGATGCCAGCTGATACGTTATTTACCACCAGACATTTAGCAAACTGTGATGCGGTCATTGCCATGTATCACGACCAAGGATTGCCAGTATTAAAGTCGCACGGTTTTGGCGATACGGTCAATCTAACCTTAGGCTTGCCTTATATTCGTACCTCTGTTGATCATGGTACGGCGTTAGACTTGGCAGGAAGCGGCGGTGCGAGTGCGACCAGTTTATATCAAGCACTAAGTATGGCTAATGAGATGGCTGATAAATCACTTATTGATGTACC
- the dnaB gene encoding replicative DNA helicase, with amino-acid sequence MAENDKTDDLLNQTPPHNIDIEKALLASLMSIEEAYDKIADIVTKDDFYAGRHQYIFDAIAHLAAVNEPYDTVMVHDWLEAQKLLKGAGGDSYLADILSQSPATLFNLTAYAQRVRELSTLRQLITTGNDMLTLAYNPKDQSVSDILDNVEGKIFSINEQHNKRAEQRGPVGITSVLTNVIDKIQELKSNPDGMIGLQTPFAELNNKTQGLQAGDLIIVAARPSMGKTTFAMNLAEGILFNEDLPVVVFSMEMPAESIVMRLLSSWGAINQTHLRSGQMNEDEWAKMMNAIQHLQSKHLYIDDSTALPPSEMRSRCRRIAKNHDGRLGAIVVDYLQLMKVPSLDGNRVGEISEISRSLKALARELECPVIALSQLNRSLENRPNKRPIMSDLRESGAIEQDADLIMFIYRDEVYNENSDHKGVAEIIIGKQRNGPIGTIRLGFEGQFTRFINLTPEYYQGVSFENDE; translated from the coding sequence ATGGCAGAAAACGACAAAACCGACGACTTACTCAATCAGACACCGCCGCACAATATTGATATTGAGAAGGCATTGCTCGCGTCTTTGATGAGTATCGAAGAGGCGTACGACAAGATTGCCGATATTGTCACCAAAGATGACTTTTATGCTGGGCGACATCAATATATTTTTGATGCCATTGCCCATTTGGCGGCAGTGAATGAGCCTTATGATACGGTCATGGTACACGACTGGTTAGAAGCGCAAAAGTTACTCAAAGGCGCAGGTGGTGACAGTTATTTGGCCGATATTTTGAGCCAAAGTCCTGCGACCTTGTTTAACCTAACTGCCTACGCCCAGCGTGTGCGTGAACTATCAACCCTACGCCAGCTGATTACCACTGGTAACGACATGCTGACGCTTGCCTATAATCCAAAAGACCAAAGCGTTAGCGACATTCTAGACAATGTCGAGGGTAAGATATTTAGTATCAATGAGCAGCACAATAAACGCGCAGAACAGCGCGGACCTGTCGGTATCACTTCTGTCTTGACCAATGTGATCGATAAGATTCAAGAACTAAAATCTAATCCCGATGGCATGATTGGTTTGCAGACACCATTTGCCGAGCTGAATAACAAAACCCAAGGCCTACAAGCGGGTGACTTGATTATTGTCGCTGCGCGTCCTTCGATGGGTAAAACCACTTTTGCGATGAACTTGGCAGAAGGGATTTTGTTTAATGAAGATTTGCCAGTCGTCGTATTTTCGATGGAGATGCCTGCGGAATCTATCGTCATGCGTCTGCTGTCCTCATGGGGCGCGATTAACCAGACGCACCTACGTTCTGGGCAAATGAATGAAGATGAATGGGCAAAGATGATGAACGCCATTCAACATTTGCAATCAAAGCATTTGTATATTGATGATAGTACTGCCCTACCGCCGTCTGAGATGCGTTCTCGCTGCCGCCGTATCGCCAAAAATCATGACGGTCGCTTGGGTGCTATCGTAGTCGATTATCTTCAGCTGATGAAAGTGCCAAGTCTAGATGGTAACCGTGTTGGCGAGATTTCCGAGATTTCTCGTAGTCTAAAGGCGCTCGCACGTGAGCTTGAATGTCCAGTGATTGCGTTATCACAGCTTAACCGTAGTCTAGAAAACCGTCCAAATAAACGCCCTATCATGTCAGATCTACGTGAATCTGGTGCGATTGAGCAGGATGCTGATTTGATTATGTTCATCTATCGTGATGAGGTTTATAATGAAAACTCAGACCACAAAGGTGTAGCGGAAATCATCATTGGTAAACAGCGTAACGGCCCTATTGGTACTATTCGTCTAGGCTTCGAAGGTCAATTTACCCGCTTTATCAATCTAACGCCAGAGTACTACCAAGGCGTGAGTTTCGAGAATGATGAGTAA